Proteins encoded within one genomic window of Agelaius phoeniceus isolate bAgePho1 chromosome 9, bAgePho1.hap1, whole genome shotgun sequence:
- the WNT8B gene encoding protein Wnt-8b, with translation MDPYLGIFFLTPFFQSCYAWSVNNFLMTGPKAYLIYSSSVAAGAQSGIEECKFQFAWDRWNCPERALQLSSHGGLRSANRETAFVHAISSAGVMYTLTRNCSLGDFDNCGCDDSRNGQLGGQGWLWGGCSDNVGFGEAISKQFVDALETGQDARAAMNLHNNEAGRKAVKGTMKRTCKCHGVSGSCTTQTCWLQLPEFREVGTYLKERYHKALKVDLLQGAGNSAASRGAIAETFSSISKKELVHLEDSPDYCLENKTLGLLGTEGRECLKRGKALSKWEKRSCRRLCGDCGLAVEERRAEMVSSCNCKFHWCCAVRCEQCRKRVTKYFCVRKEKRERSGGGGASRKLKRKL, from the exons ATGGACCCTTATCTGGGCATCTTCTTCCTCACTCCCTTCTTCCAGTCCTGCTATGCCTG GTCAGTGAATAATTTCCTGATGACGGGCCCCAAG GCCTATCTCATCTACTCCAGCAGTGTGGCGGCCGGGGCGCAGAGCGGCATCGAGGAGTGCAAGTTCCAGTTCGCCTGGGACCGCTGGAACTGTCCGGAGAGGGCACTGCAGCTCTCCAGCCACGGCGGGCTGCGCAGTG CAAACAGAGAAACAGCCTTTGTCCACGCCATCAGCTCTGCGGGTGTCATGTACACGCTGACCCGGAACTGCAGCCTGGGGGATTTTGACAACTGTGGCTGTGACGACTCCCGCAATGGACAGCTGG GGGGACAAGGCTGGCTGTGGGGAGGCTGCAGCGATAATGTGGGCTTTGGGGAAGCTATTTCCAAGCAGTTTGTGGATGCCCTGGAGACTGGACAAGATGCCAGAGCTGCTATGAACCTGCATAACAACGAGGCAGGTAGAAAG GCAGTGAAAGGGACCATGAAGCGGACTTGCAAATGCCATGGTGTATCGGGGAGCTGCACCACCCAGACCTGCTGGCTGCAGTTGCCTGAGTTTCGGGAGGTGGGCACTTACCTCAAGGAGAGGTACCACAAAGCCCTGAAGGTGGActtgctgcagggagcagggaacagCGCTGCCAGCCGGGGTGCCATCGCTGAGACCTTCAGTTCCATCTCCAAGAAAGAACTGGTCCATTTGGAAGACTCTCCTGACTACTGCCTGGAGAACAAGacgctggggctgctgggcacGGAAGGCCGGGAGTGCCTGAAGAGGGGCAAGGCGCTCAGCAAGTGGGAGAAGCGGAGCTGCCGGCGGCTGTGCGGGGACTGCGGGCTGGCGGTGGAGGAGAGGCGAGCCGAGATGGTGTCCAGCTGCAACTGCAAGTTCCACTGGTGCTGCGCCGTGCGCTGCGAGCAGTGCCGCAAACGGGTCACCAAGTACTTCTGTGTCCGCAAGGAGAAGCGCGAGCGGAGCGGGGGTGGCGGAGCCAGCCGCAAGCTCAAGAGAAAGCTCTAA